The genomic region ttttttctataagACTCTGGTGGacggataaatatttaacgataaagtgaaatgaaaatatttgtatataaaaaaagacgaagaatACTTAAGAAACAAGTATACACGATgcaatacataaaatactatGCATAAAtacattagaaaaataaaacgccAATTAATAGATCATCAGTGTGTCGATGtctaaaaagaaaactatTCAATTGTGATCGATTTAGGGAGCACTGCTTATTGCCGAACGAAGAaagttacaatttcatttgtaacACCTATTCGTATTAAGTTTactagtaattaaaaaaagaattagcCAATAGAAATCAAAAGCTCGGATTTGTGTTGATGCAATcgcttaaaattgaaactgaaaTTCATTCAGTCAATTTTTAAGCATGTTGTAAGAACACGTTCCAGTGGAAGACATCGTTCTCatgataattattctttcatgAAACTTCTAACTTCTGATCTGGTTTACAGCTCacataaaaaaatgtgaaagtaacaatatactttataaagATTAGCACCAAATATAAACTTATCCTCTACAAATACGCCTGGGACAGCGTTTCGACAACAGTGTATATATGATCGAAATGTGGACGCTTTTCTGGTTCGTATTCCCAGCATCGTAACATTAAACGGTATATTTCGTCAGGCGTGTTCTCCGGGGCTGGCATACGATAACCTAGAAATCCACGTATAGGGTTtatatcgtttatatttattatagatgaattattttaatttataccaattatattattgtatattattaccCGCGTCAATTTTCTCACGAGCCTGAGCATTAGACATTCCGCTGTATGGATTTCCGCccttcgaaaatatttcccaCATCAGTACTCCGTAACTCCAAACGTCGCACAACGATGTGTATTTACCTGCATTAAATATGACGAttagagaataatatttaaaatctgaagagaatcgaaatattgaaacacaTCGTTTTGAAAGTATGATATACTATTGTCTATGAAATACCAAAATTCAATGCTTCCGGAGCGGTCCATTTAATCGGAATTTGTTTCATACCATCTGAAACTATGTATTCTTCTTCCTCTCGTGACATACCAAAGtctgaaatttttactatGGACTCGTATCCTAAAATCCAAGATTACACACTGTATCTTTTCCTGTTctcttaacaaaattattacgtaattGTCATATAACaaacaagtattttatttatttacctacGAGACAATTTCGTGCTGCTAAGTCTCTGTGAATACAATACTTAGATTCTAAGTAGCGCATACCTGCTGCTGCATCTTTACACATACGAAGCTGTTCTTGTTGCGTGATGCTGCCAGaactttttcttaaatatgtTAGCAAGGAACCACCTGTTATATACACGTGTACGTTCATTCATCAGCCCATTCAAATTACTGAACGAATACGGTTTTactttacattatttacataccGGGTACCAATTCCATAACGATCATGATTGGCTGTTTTTGAACACAAATTCCAATAAGTTTCACTACATTTGGATGATCGTATTGCTTTAATATTCGTCCTTCCTGCAAGAATTTACGTTTTTGTTCATCGGGTAACGTTACTTTGCAGGTTTTTACAGCTACTTCAGTCTTACAAGATTTAAGCTGCGCTTTATATACATCCCCAAAGTTACCCTACAAAGAAACAAACGTTGATTAAGTTTTGGGTAAGTTCTACGAAAGTAAAAATCGCTCTATAAGGTTTTCTTTGCGACTGCctcctttttaaatttcaatataccCGTCCTATTTTTTCTAGAAGAATTACATCGTCGTTATTGAGTTCCCAACGTTCGCGCAAGATCGGCGTTTTGAGAATAGCTCCGGACCGACTAGTTACAGGTAGTCCGGATAGCCATTGATGTCTAATCAACTCCTGAATCGACGGAAACGTTGGTCCTTCGAATCTATAATGTCcctaaaattgaaatacataaaatcgcCAGCTTTATAGATTGCAGATGCTCTTACGAAGTTatgaattttacaaaaaatatatgcaCATTCTTACCTCGGTGGTTGtctgtacaataaaatgtttatgcCCATCCCAACAAACAGATAAAACTATTTGGCACTCGTCGTTTCTTGTTGTTTCGCGTACTAAGAAGTCTCCCTCGTTCACTAGTAATCTTACTACCTCCTCCCTTGGCAACACGCCATGGAACCATTCTTCCTCCATGAGGTCGCCGTTTCCGTTTCCTTTTTGGTTATTCGTCAAATGTGATATTCCACGTACCGGTGCCTAGAACCATATCGTAATTAATCAACGGAAtcaaattatactttatataaaatatctatcaCAATTACAATATTCAGATTTCGTCACGTCCATGTtagctgaaaaatattcagactCGGTTAATTCGTACAAAACTGAACATGCTAAAATATGTTAATGTTGACCATTCAGTACTGTTAATATCTaaagcaaaacaaaaatttagaGATCGTAGTCAGACTTGGTACATTTCTAATCTACGTCTTCTTCGATAAATGTTCGACATCACAAATAATGCAAACGAAGCGGTATTGTTCAAGCATATGCGCAGCAAACCATATTTACGCGTGTAACAAATTACGGATAGAACATACAACTGGTAAAATACTATTCGGTTTTGAAGCAGGACTTTCACTGCTTGATCTAATCATTCCATCTGTTGCATTGTTTATCATTGGTAAAGATTTGAAAGGGGTCTTAAATATTGTCATGAATCGTTGGTTCCTTCGCAATGTGCAGAAACCGATATCTTGCATTCTGGCTTTCTGGAAGAGTAGTGGTACTAACAGATAGTAGTCCTTTGATACTAGATAATATTAGGAGTGTTCTGATAATGCAAGAGCGAGACatacctgacataacctgatcAACGAATATAATTACCTTACTGATTGCAGGCGAATCGACAAAGGTACTTTCCATGGAAAGATCGTATCCTAATGGTAATTCCTCGCAACCTAATTCGTTCAAAGCAGATCTAATAACGTCCACTTGTCGTTGAAGTTTTTTCTCTTGGCAACGTAAACGTAGTTCTTCTCTCTCACGGGTATAATCCAGAATCGAAGCCCTGATAACGAGAAATGATTCATTAGATTTTTTCTCAATACACATATACAGTCATTTCGataagattaaaattttacttagAGTCGCTATTGTTTTCGGATGGATGCTGAGGATTCTGACGGTTCTGTTGAGTTGCTTTCAGAGAAGTTTCCAGCTCTGTTAACCGATTTCGTAACCAATCTATTGTTAGATTGTCGACTGTCAACTTATTTGGCAATAACTTCCCCGAAGTATCGTCTACAAGGTTCTCGTCAAACGTGAATCTTATCGGCGATGCTGATCGTGTTCTGCATCAATTGTTACCAAACGTTGAGTTGATTCATGTTAATTAGaccaaaacaaaaataactaCAAAGTTACAAATACCTATGTTCTCCCATGAAGTCCCTACACTCTTCCATAGGTTTCACCACGTCAACGGCTTTCTGCATTCGCAGATGCAGCTCTTGAAACTTATCCGTAGTAAAGTCAGAGTACTTCACTACATCTTGGAGTATGGCTTTCCTACCACAAATAGACAATATTATTCGTTTGCTTTTCGTATGACCATTAATCAAAAtgaccattattattatagacaTTTACCTTGTACGTAACTATGTGCTTGCATATAGATTTTACACAAATTAGATTAGCGATCTACGATGCAAAAGTAGGAAGTACAGCTTAAATTATTCCAGATACAGTTGCAGAATTACTTACCAAGATGTTATCAGTTCTTGATGGATTGTCTGCTGTCGGTGAAGAAGGCTTGGCAAATAAGACGTTCTCAAATCGTGTTCACATTCTGTTACAGCGCCCAGAAGTAACACATATTCGTTGTGCGTGAGATGAAGCTTTCTGCAGGCCTTCTGATATTTCTCCCTCACTTCGTCCAATTTTCTACCCACTCTGCCTGCTAAATATATCacaaaatatagcaaaatattagatacaaataatgaaaatgcTTACATTTAACATAATATTCTTCGAAACGGGATCTCATTAGCTTGTACACCTCCAGATTTTTCTGATATTCCAATTTCTTTCTGGCAACATCTTCAGTTAACTAAACAGTGCCATAAAATTCCACTTGTAATATCGGATTTATATATACAGATTTGGTACACCCTATACGTAGTACATTGGTACAGATCCGATTGCATACCTGTTGAAACTGATTACTCAACCATGTCTGTTCTTCCTGATATAGTTTCCtggtttttcttctctctgcGCATAATACTGTAATGTGTTCAACAACTATATTGTCAACCTGGTCTGCTTGTTGTTTGATTAACTTAGCCGTTTGATCAACAGAATCCATCATATCTCTCCAACTCTGGAACATAATGCACATAAAATCAATTCTAATCTCGAACCGTGAAGGAGGCTAGACGAAACGGATCCTTTAAAAAAAGTACCTGCGCTATGAGACTACCGATTAGATCTTCGTTTCGTTCGATCTTCTTCCCTTGCACCGCTAGAGAGGAAATCGTCGAGGCATATTCGCGATCCGATTTGACTTTCATTGCCAAGCATCGTTTCATCGTTTCGAGAAGCTTGATCTCGGCATCCTGACGACCGAGCAGAGCCTCGTGGAACGCTTGCCCTTGCAGACTTGTCGAAAACCCCATCCCGCTTATCGTCCGGATTATTATAGTCACCCAGTCACGTCTTTattgacttttttttttttaaatatgtcaagaaaagaaattcattcttGCGTTCGATTATACTGACACTGATAGTGAATCGGTCGATGTCGATAAAATGTTGACAGACCGCTCTAGGATACACCGCATTTCAAGCAAAATTTTACGTACCAATTATTCGATTCGTCTCTCGCGCATCTTCGCATTCGCTCAGGTGGCTGAGatcaacatttatatttatacagacctcaaattgtaaaaattatcttttactCATAAAATACCATCATGAAACAATTACTGATATGTAGAAGGTTGAATCTACAGTGTAAACAAGCATATctcgatgaattattttcaatgattttcgTGTTTCGTTAGAGATCACCGCGTTCGACgttcaataatttacaattacgGTTCGTTCGACCGCGATAACGTATGATTTGTTATGTGCTGCGAGCAATTTATTTCGGATACATAAATGCATGGTACATACCTACATGCATTACGTACTCcacgtatgtatgtacatgcACGTATGTAGCTGTGTTCCTTTTTATGAACAACATCTGCCTGTGATTCGAAGATCCTGTGAAATGAATTTGTGTTGCATAAAGACTTTATGTGCAGTTTAAATGCATGTCGtaatagataaaaaagtaTTACCAGTCGGTTGTTGTTTccaatagtattatatagataaaatgatttaaacgcagcaagaaaataaaattgtatttcacaATCGCATTACGATGCAATGTGAAAACGACATAGCGTTTGGACTGTATCGCAATGAGCTGCGACAAATTGTAGTTTAAGCTATGTTCGGCGAGCCGAGTACGCACACATGTGCATTCAATATGTACGTACACAAGTGAATGCCTGAATCGTTGTTCGGTAGAGTAGAAGCTGAAGCACTGCGGCTAGCAGAAGTTGCACCGTGTGTGTTCCTACTGCTACACTCTAGCTCGACGAAATGGCTAAAATGGAAGGTCTTTCCCTAAGTGGGATAAAAAAGCACCCGATGGTGAGCAAAATGACAATCGTAATTGTGCGTACAAAAGTCGGACTGCAATTTTTGTCTGTTATCAGCTGTTACCATTATTCTTCTGCATCGGAGTAGGAGCATGTGGAGcgacattttatttgttccgCCTAGCTGCCCGTAATCCCGACGTTTCGTGGCTACCAAAGAAAAATCCTGAACCGTGGAACGATTTTAAAGACAAACAATACAAGGTACATACACATCGTCTCGCGTCAAGCACGTAAATCcgctatttttaattgactgatatattttgtatttttagttCCGCTCTCCTCATTACGGGCAAGATCCAAAATCTCCGGCCCCGacatattaaatgaaatttatataatctagTATTATTTCTAGCCATTTAAGTCTAAGAGCTCATTTTGTTATGAAACTTGTGCCCTAACTCTCTACATCTGTATCACTGATAAGCGATCAGCAATGACGCTTATAGTTTCAATCTATTCTTATGtacaaagttaaattaaatatagatagaCAATAAATGGACTTTTAACTCTGCAGCTATTATGATTTCAGAgccgttctaaaattatagaGAAATATGTATAGATTGTTTTTCAACGTGTAAATTGTTTGTGAATTGGAAACGATTTAAAGAGAGGTTCAAAGGAGGTTATGTATGTAATACGTAATACCGAGTATGTACATCTATATAGTACCTTACCTGCCTCGGTAACGTaacagaacatttttatcgattgcgtgctttaaattttttactacGTCACAAGAGAGCGCTTGGATCACTCGTAATTTAGATCTAACCATCATGTTATACATGCGCATAGTATTCACACGCatgcatatatgtatgaaCCTATGatgatttctaaaattatatgatatgaACGATAAGAATGGTCAATGTGAAagtcatttcatttcatctaTATAAGGcggtattataattttgctaGTTTTCAGGCGTACgttgcattttattcgacaaagCGTGGCTCAGTGGAAAACtgtgattaattttttaattctattcaatCCTTAGAGAAACTGGTTACATTTTCATACCATTAGAGCAcgttaattttttgttaacatCCAAGAATGAACCCATCGTgggaagaattttatataaaacattcaCCGCCTCAGGATCTCGTGCAGAATGAAACGTTGTTGAAAGAATTTATCGAATGTCAGTTAAAGAGGAATCAGGAGATTGTTCTAATAACGGTgagttttattttgtagaatgtaatatttgatattaatgatgcaatataacattatataattcagATATACTGTTGTAGAGCGGAGGTACCACAACACCCTTAGAACATAATACGGTAAGGTTTGTAGATAATTTTAGTGCGGGAACAAGGGGATCTGTATCAgcagaatattttttggaaaagGGATATgctgtaatttttatgtacagGTAGTCATTTTGTTACATGCTTGTTAGGAGAAGGCATTGTCTTACCACAAAGTTGCCCTGTAATcttaatttcatcaatttgtTGACAGGGTTAAATCTCTGGAACCATTTTCAAGACATTTTATTGGACAAAAGTTTTTAGacatgttaaaaattgaacaacaaAATGGAAAATCTAATGTTGCGGGTATAAGTTGTTTTGgttcaattaacaaaatattatggAAACATTGttatcatatacatatatattaatgttctttgtataaatttttagtattgcCACAGTATACGGACAAGTTAGCAAgcatattacagaaatatgaaaaagcaTTGAATGAGAAGAAATTGTTGCAGCTCACGTTTACAACACTTTCCGAGTATCTTTGGCTGCTAAAATCTACATGCCAAGCTCTAGCTTGTCTGAAGAACAAAGCCATATTGTATCTTGCAGCTGCAGTTTCAGATTTTTACATTCCATCCAACGAGTTGGTATGTCCTGTCGTAATAATGTTTACCAGAGTTTACTAACGGTAcagacaaataattattattttcagtcaGTGCACAAGATTTCGTCGAGCGGACCACCGACGATATCGCTTCAGCTAGTACCTAAAATACTAGCTCCTTTGGTGAACCTTTGGGTTCCCGAAGCGTACGTGGTCTCATTTAAGTTGGAAACCGACGAGAATCTCTTAATTGTTAAAGCGAGAGATGCACTTAACAAGTATAAACATAatgtaagtaattttaattgtttattcgacgagaattaattaattagtaggATTTTCCACACAGCTGGTCATTGCCAATATGTTGCAAACTCGAAAGCAAGAAGTGACAATCGTTACTAATGAAAAGTACTATGTTATATCGCTTACGAGCGAACAGTTGAGTAAAGGTGAAGAAATTGAACGATTAATAGTAGCGGACCTAGTCGAAAGACATCAAGATTTTATGcgaggaaatattaaataaatatatccaaTCTAATGATCGGCAACTATTGTTGTTATGTTTTATACATTGCCATAGCGAAGTATTTACGATACTTGTAAAAAATTGAGCCTATTAGcttgttaatatatttgtaactaTTTACATGTTAATATATTCCATTGTATGGTCtcgttattattctattatgcatatactgtatactatatcTTTATACGGTTATAAGATTCAACCCggataataatttgttttttctttggtattgtttcctttatttgtttgttcgaAATCTATAGGTGAAAAGGAaaggtaaatataaaaactttaAATTAACTCTTAAGGCTAGTCGTgtacttattaattttgtcGATCAGTAATCTATCATGCGGTTCACATTGcgctaatataaatattaacgcgGAAACGTCTTTCTGTTCAACCGCCGTTTGAACTGCTTCCTCTAACATTCTATAAGATTGTAATCGATTATTGTGTTAGATTAGAAACTTGTTGCTGTTACTGTAATACTTACTTCAGTTTGACGAGATATTTCACTCTCAGTTCATCCTTCACTTTGGGTAAATACTTCTTTGCTTCtttgtcattattatattttaaacactCGTCTATAAATGGCTGTAACAAAGGAAGAAACGATGCTAGCTCAAGAAATTTGCTTGATTCCGCGAAAAACGACAACTGTGTAGGGTTTAAAGACTAGTACCTCGTAACCGATAGGAGACTTTTTACTCTTGGATAATTTCTCCAATTCAGTCCACATACTTTTCTCTGCCAAACATTGTATGCGCAGCCACCAATACCTGACGGATTTATGTCAATCATATGGATATTcggaagaatttataatttagaaatatttttgtatgatCTCACCTTCGATCCGATATCTTGTACTCCGATCTTAGTTTGTCTGCTAATTTCAATTCGTTTTGTAACAATAGTAACTTGACGGTATCGTGAAGTGGCTTTCCAACGACTGACTCGTGAAGCATTTCTTCGAGAGACTTTTGATAACGCAATAGTTTGATTTGTTCCTCCGTTAATGCCGCGTTTGTATCATTACGGGccaatttgaaattttcctGCGCGGATTGTAACATTGATTCCCTGGACGTCATGTTCTGTAATATATATCGACAATATAGTTTGCGACTCGAACGAcaatcgtttattaatttaaagcaaACCTTTTGTTGATAGCTCTCGGTGATAAACCATACAGCTTGAGAATGAAAGTCGTCGATCTGATTATAAATGCTTCGAAGGGTCTCTCGGTTGTAACACtggcaatatttaatatacaacgCCATCGCCACAGGACAATGCATTATAGATGTCTGCGAGAAATTCATACAAAGTTAGAATCAAATATGTCGTTCCCTATCGTTCATAACTGCTTGATAATATAAGAGGTTCACCTGGAAATCACCGATCGCCATGTTATCCCTCAGACGAAGTATCACCGTGTAAACTAAGTCGGTATTGCCGCTTTCGACAGCTTTACGCAGAGCAGCTCTATTCTCGCCAAGTTTTAACAAGAGCGGTACTTGTTGGTGCGCACTGGGTTCATAGTCAATTAGCTAACAATAAAGAGCGTTAGGAATAGAGAATCGGAGCAAGAAGAAGAGACAGaaatatgattaaaaattattactttgaTAGCTAGTTGTTTTCTACCACTGTCGGCTGCTTTTTCCGCAATTTCGCTGTAAGAAACGCCGGGCGCGTATC from Augochlora pura isolate Apur16 chromosome 5, APUR_v2.2.1, whole genome shotgun sequence harbors:
- the Fer gene encoding tyrosine-protein kinase Fer isoform X5 encodes the protein MQKAVDVVKPMEECRDFMGEHRTRSASPIRFTFDENLVDDTSGKLLPNKLTVDNLTIDWLRNRLTELETSLKATQQNRQNPQHPSENNSDSKASILDYTREREELRLRCQEKKLQRQVDVIRSALNELGCEELPLGYDLSMESTFVDSPAISKKARMQDIGFCTLRRNQRFMTIFKTPFKSLPMINNATDGMIRSSSESPASKPNSILPVAPVRGISHLTNNQKGNGNGDLMEEEWFHGVLPREEVVRLLVNEGDFLVRETTRNDECQIVLSVCWDGHKHFIVQTTTEGHYRFEGPTFPSIQELIRHQWLSGLPVTSRSGAILKTPILRERWELNNDDVILLEKIGRGNFGDVYKAQLKSCKTEVAVKTCKVTLPDEQKRKFLQEGRILKQYDHPNVVKLIGICVQKQPIMIVMELVPGGSLLTYLRKSSGSITQQEQLRMCKDAAAGMRYLESKYCIHRDLAARNCLVGYESIVKISDFGMSREEEEYIVSDGMKQIPIKWTAPEALNFGKYTSLCDVWSYGVLMWEIFSKGGNPYSGMSNAQAREKIDAGYRMPAPENTPDEIYRLMLRCWEYEPEKRPHFDHIYTVVETLSQAYL
- the Fer gene encoding tyrosine-protein kinase Fer isoform X6 — encoded protein: MEEEWFHGVLPREEVVRLLVNEGDFLVRETTRNDECQIVLSVCWDGHKHFIVQTTTEGHYRFEGPTFPSIQELIRHQWLSGLPVTSRSGAILKTPILRERWELNNDDVILLEKIGRGNFGDVYKAQLKSCKTEVAVKTCKVTLPDEQKRKFLQEGRILKQYDHPNVVKLIGICVQKQPIMIVMELVPGGSLLTYLRKSSGSITQQEQLRMCKDAAAGMRYLESKYCIHRDLAARNCLVGYESIVKISDFGMSREEEEYIVSDGMKQIPIKWTAPEALNFGKYTSLCDVWSYGVLMWEIFSKGGNPYSGMSNAQAREKIDAGYRMPAPENTPDEIYRLMLRCWEYEPEKRPHFDHIYTVVETLSQAYL
- the Fer gene encoding tyrosine-protein kinase Fer isoform X2, translating into MGFSTSLQGQAFHEALLGRQDAEIKLLETMKRCLAMKVKSDREYASTISSLAVQGKKIERNEDLIGSLIAQSWRDMMDSVDQTAKLIKQQADQVDNIVVEHITVLCAERRKTRKLYQEEQTWLSNQFQQLTEDVARKKLEYQKNLEVYKLMRSRFEEYYVKCRVGRKLDEVREKYQKACRKLHLTHNEYVLLLGAVTECEHDLRTSYLPSLLHRQQTIHQELITSWKAILQDVVKYSDFTTDKFQELHLRMQKAVDVVKPMEECRDFMGEHRTRSASPIRFTFDENLVDDTSGKLLPNKLTVDNLTIDWLRNRLTELETSLKATQQNRQNPQHPSENNSDSKASILDYTREREELRLRCQEKKLQRQVDVIRSALNELGCEELPLGYDLSMESTFVDSPAISKKARMQDIGFCTLRRNQRFMTIFKTPFKSLPMINNATDGMIRSSSESPASKPNSILPVAPVRGISHLTNNQKGNGNGDLMEEEWFHGVLPREEVVRLLVNEGDFLVRETTRNDECQIVLSVCWDGHKHFIVQTTTEGHYRFEGPTFPSIQELIRHQWLSGLPVTSRSGAILKTPILRERWELNNDDVILLEKIGRGNFGDVYKAQLKSCKTEVAVKTCKVTLPDEQKRKFLQEGRILKQYDHPNVVKLIGICVQKQPIMIVMELVPGGSLLTYLRKSSGSITQQEQLRMCKDAAAGMRYLESKYCIHRDLAARNCLVGYESIVKISDFGMSREEEEYIVSDGMKQIPIKWTAPEALNFGKYTSLCDVWSYGVLMWEIFSKGGNPYSGMSNAQAREKIDAGYRMPAPENTPDEIYRLMLRCWEYEPEKRPHFDHIYTVVETLSQAYL
- the Fer gene encoding tyrosine-protein kinase Fer isoform X1, whose translation is MGFSTSLQGQAFHEALLGRQDAEIKLLETMKRCLAMKVKSDREYASTISSLAVQGKKIERNEDLIGSLIAQSWRDMMDSVDQTAKLIKQQADQVDNIVVEHITVLCAERRKTRKLYQEEQTWLSNQFQQLTEDVARKKLEYQKNLEVYKLMRSRFEEYYVKSGRVGRKLDEVREKYQKACRKLHLTHNEYVLLLGAVTECEHDLRTSYLPSLLHRQQTIHQELITSWKAILQDVVKYSDFTTDKFQELHLRMQKAVDVVKPMEECRDFMGEHRTRSASPIRFTFDENLVDDTSGKLLPNKLTVDNLTIDWLRNRLTELETSLKATQQNRQNPQHPSENNSDSKASILDYTREREELRLRCQEKKLQRQVDVIRSALNELGCEELPLGYDLSMESTFVDSPAISKKARMQDIGFCTLRRNQRFMTIFKTPFKSLPMINNATDGMIRSSSESPASKPNSILPVAPVRGISHLTNNQKGNGNGDLMEEEWFHGVLPREEVVRLLVNEGDFLVRETTRNDECQIVLSVCWDGHKHFIVQTTTEGHYRFEGPTFPSIQELIRHQWLSGLPVTSRSGAILKTPILRERWELNNDDVILLEKIGRGNFGDVYKAQLKSCKTEVAVKTCKVTLPDEQKRKFLQEGRILKQYDHPNVVKLIGICVQKQPIMIVMELVPGGSLLTYLRKSSGSITQQEQLRMCKDAAAGMRYLESKYCIHRDLAARNCLVGYESIVKISDFGMSREEEEYIVSDGMKQIPIKWTAPEALNFGKYTSLCDVWSYGVLMWEIFSKGGNPYSGMSNAQAREKIDAGYRMPAPENTPDEIYRLMLRCWEYEPEKRPHFDHIYTVVETLSQAYL
- the Fer gene encoding tyrosine-protein kinase Fer isoform X3, with protein sequence MGFSTSLQGQAFHEALLGRQDAEIKLLETMKRCLAMKVKSDREYASTISSLAVQGKKIERNEDLIGSLIAQSWRDMMDSVDQTAKLIKQQADQVDNIVVEHITVLCAERRKTRKLYQEEQTWLSNQFQQLTEDVARKKLEYQKNLEVYKLMRSRFEEYYVKSGRVGRKLDEVREKYQKACRKLHLTHNEYVLLLGAVTECEHDLRTSYLPSLLHRQQTIHQELITSWKAILQDVVKYSDFTTDKFQELHLRMQKAVDVVKPMEECRDFMGEHRTRSASPIRFTFDENLVDDTSGKLLPNKLTVDNLTIDWLRNRLTELETSLKATQQNRQNPQHPSENNSDSKASILDYTREREELRLRCQEKKLQRQVDVIRSALNELGCEELPLGYDLSMESTFVDSPAISKKARMQDIGFCTLRRNQRFMTIFKTPFKSLPMINNATDGMIRSSSESPASKPNSILPVAPVRGISHLTNNQKGNGNGDLMEEEWFHGVLPREEVVRLLVNEGDFLVRETTRNDECQIVLSVCWDGHKHFIVQTTTEGHYRFEGPTFPSIQELIRHQWLSGLPVTSRSGAILKTPILRERWELNNDDGNFGDVYKAQLKSCKTEVAVKTCKVTLPDEQKRKFLQEGRILKQYDHPNVVKLIGICVQKQPIMIVMELVPGGSLLTYLRKSSGSITQQEQLRMCKDAAAGMRYLESKYCIHRDLAARNCLVGYESIVKISDFGMSREEEEYIVSDGMKQIPIKWTAPEALNFGKYTSLCDVWSYGVLMWEIFSKGGNPYSGMSNAQAREKIDAGYRMPAPENTPDEIYRLMLRCWEYEPEKRPHFDHIYTVVETLSQAYL
- the Fer gene encoding tyrosine-protein kinase Fer isoform X4 gives rise to the protein MGFSTSLQGQAFHEALLGRQDAEIKLLETMKRCLAMKVKSDREYASTISSLAVQGKKIERNEDLIGSLIAQSWRDMMDSVDQTAKLIKQQADQVDNIVVEHITVLCAERRKTRKLYQEEQTWLSNQFQQLTEDVARKKLEYQKNLEVYKLMRSRFEEYYVKSGRVGRKLDEVREKYQKACRKLHLTHNEYVLLLGAVTECEHDLRTSYLPSLLHRQQTIHQELITSWKAILQDVVKYSDFTTDKFQELHLRMQKAVDVVKPMEECRDFMGEHRTRSASPIRFTFDENLVDDTSGKLLPNKLTVDNLTIDWLRNRLTELETSLKATQQNRQNPQHPSENNSDSKASILDYTREREELRLRCQEKKLQRQVDVIRSALNELGCEELPLGYDLSMESTFVDSPAISKAPVRGISHLTNNQKGNGNGDLMEEEWFHGVLPREEVVRLLVNEGDFLVRETTRNDECQIVLSVCWDGHKHFIVQTTTEGHYRFEGPTFPSIQELIRHQWLSGLPVTSRSGAILKTPILRERWELNNDDVILLEKIGRGNFGDVYKAQLKSCKTEVAVKTCKVTLPDEQKRKFLQEGRILKQYDHPNVVKLIGICVQKQPIMIVMELVPGGSLLTYLRKSSGSITQQEQLRMCKDAAAGMRYLESKYCIHRDLAARNCLVGYESIVKISDFGMSREEEEYIVSDGMKQIPIKWTAPEALNFGKYTSLCDVWSYGVLMWEIFSKGGNPYSGMSNAQAREKIDAGYRMPAPENTPDEIYRLMLRCWEYEPEKRPHFDHIYTVVETLSQAYL
- the Nd-mlrq gene encoding NADH dehydrogenase (ubiquinone) MLRQ subunit, which gives rise to MAKMEGLSLSGIKKHPMLLPLFFCIGVGACGATFYLFRLAARNPDVSWLPKKNPEPWNDFKDKQYKFRSPHYGQDPKSPAPTY
- the Ppcs gene encoding phosphopantothenoylcysteine synthetase, which encodes MNPSWEEFYIKHSPPQDLVQNETLLKEFIECQLKRNQEIVLITSGGTTTPLEHNTVRFVDNFSAGTRGSVSAEYFLEKGYAVIFMYRVKSLEPFSRHFIGQKFLDMLKIEQQNGKSNVAVLPQYTDKLASILQKYEKALNEKKLLQLTFTTLSEYLWLLKSTCQALACLKNKAILYLAAAVSDFYIPSNELSVHKISSSGPPTISLQLVPKILAPLVNLWVPEAYVVSFKLETDENLLIVKARDALNKYKHNLVIANMLQTRKQEVTIVTNEKYYVISLTSEQLSKGEEIERLIVADLVERHQDFMRGNIK